From the Bos javanicus breed banteng chromosome 7, ARS-OSU_banteng_1.0, whole genome shotgun sequence genome, the window CATCCTTCCATTTCTCCACAGGCAAGAGGCCATAATGTACAGGAACTCTATGACAGTGAGCAATGTGGGAAAGACTTCAGTGACCACTCATGCCTTAGGACATACAGGAGTACTCAAAATGGAGGGAACCCTTATGAAGATAATCAGTATGGGAAAAACTTCCTTACTCTGCACAACAAATCCTTTACTGGAGAAAAATGTTCCATGTTTAATCAGTGTCGAAAAACTGTCATGCTGACTCCAGATATTGTACACTGGAAATCTAACATACAAGAAAAAGCCTTAGAACCCAGAGATGTTGGGAAAGCCTTTGCTAATGAGTCTTACCTTCAGACACAAGTGAGAGCTCACAATAAAGAAAAGCTCTACAAATGGAAGGAATGTGGAAAAACTTCTGTTCACTCAACAAGCCTTCATGCACATGTGCCAACTCACACTTCTAACAAATGCTACAGATGTGAGGACTCTGGAACAGTCTCCACTGCATCCCTAAGCCATAGACAACATATAAAAACacacactggagagaagcctttTCAGTGTGACAcatgtgggaaagcctttagGTTTTCCTCATACCTTCTTGTTCACAGTCGAATTCACACTGGAATAAAACCCTAcaaatgtaaggaatgtgggaaaaCCTTTAGATTGTCTTCATACCTTCGTGTTCACAGTCGAATTCACACTGGAATAAAACCCTACAAATGCAGGGATTGTGGGAAAGCCTTTAGATTATCCTCATACCTTCGTGTTCACAGTCAAATTCACACAGTAataaaaccttacaaatgtgaggAATGTGGGAAAGACTTCAAACATTCTCTACCCTTTAACATTCACATGGGAACTCACACTGGAGAGCAACCCTATAAATGTAAGGAGTGTGGGAAAACCTTCACTCGATCTTCAGGCCTTATTGAACATATGAAaactcatactggagagaagccttttAAGTGTGACACATGTGGAAAAACCTTCACTCGATCTTCAGGCCTTACTGAACATATGAAAACacacactggagagaagcctttTAAGTGTGACACATGTGGAAAAACCTTCACTCGATCTTCAGGCCTTACTCGACATATGAAAATTCACACTGGTGAGAAGCCTTTTAAATGTGACACATGTGGGAAAGCCTTTGCTTCTTCTTCCCACCTCATTAGACATCTACAGTCTCATACTGCACAGAAGACTATTAAATGTGACAAATGTGGGAAGGCCTTTGCTAATTCCTCATATCTTACTATACATTTTAgaactcacactggagagaagcctttTGAGTGTAATGTGTGTGGGAAAACATTTACCACTTCTTCATATCTTATCATACACAAACgaactcacactggagagaaaccatatgaatgtaaggaatgtggaaaaACCTTTTCTCACTTCTCAAGCCTTTCTTACCATATAAAACGACATTGAAGAGAGGCCATTGAAATGTGACCAGTGTGGAAAAGCCCTTGCTGCTTTCTCAAATcttatgaaacatttttttgaaaattttggcTGCACCCACAGCATGTAAGACCTTAGttcccagtgactgaacccaagtctcctgcattggaaggcagagttttaaccactggaccaccagggaagtcccttactaAATATTTTTGAACTCACAATGGAAAGATGCCTTTACAGTGTAATAAGTGTGGGAAAAGATTTGCAAATTCTTCACCCTTTGCCATTCACAAGTGTATTCACACTGGTGAGATACCGTATAAATGTTTGGAATGCGGGGAGGCATTTGCTGCTTCTAagcacttttaaaatgttatttattcattttggctgTACCGTGCAGCTTGTAGGGtattagtttcccaaccaaggattaaacctgggcccttggGAGTGAGAGCATGGAGCTGTAcccaccactggactgccagggaattaccTAAGTATTTTAGAGCTCATACAGGGCAGAAGACTTTCAAGTGTAATATATGTGGGAAAACATGTACCAGTTCATCCGTTACCACGCACAAAGCTATTCACAGtggagagaaaccctataaaTGTACAGAGGAAAgctttttgtctttctgattcacttcaaCAACCTGAAAGGTCAACACTTGGGAGCTGCTCTACAAATGTTAGGAATGTGGGAAGCACGTCAGTCCCACAACTGGTATGTAAGATATCACAgtggagatttccctggtggtccagtggttaaggatctgccttgcaatgcagtggacacgagttcaatccctgcttggggaactaagatcccacatgccacagagcaactaaggtTGTGCGCTACAAGTGCTGAGCCTGCACATTGCAACTAGTGAGTCCACCCACAGCAACAAAGGATCTGGCATGAGGCAACAAACCTCTTCCATGCCACAAATAAGACtcaaagcagccaaataaataaattaaaaaaactcacAGTGAAGCCATATTATAATATTAAAGACACATGGACAGCCCTTTACTCTTTCCTCagtgaaattaatattttttaaatatgggaAATCTTGCAGTAGACAGAAATCCTACTGATTTAAGCTATGTGGCtaagttttattactttttatattttatacctttaggaaaaagaaagtaattttaacTTGTTCTTAGAGGTTTAAATGGTTATTTATTGAAGACATCCAATGTATCTTTTCCTGTGTAAATTCTGGTTCTGCTAAATACCTTAATGTTCACTTATAATCTCACTGTGGAGCAAAACTTTATGAATGTAAGAAGTTAGTTGTAGAGTCATCATTTTCCATTAGATTGTTCCTCATTCTTAATAAACATGAGGTATTTCACAGTCAAGAGAAACTGAATATGGAGTATTTGGAAAATACTACCCTGAGTCTGAGATCTTAGAGTTGCTGAGAGGTGTAGAGTGCTGGGGGTTCTGTATATCTGTTTCAAGCATTTGTGATTTGCTCTGACCTTGGGGAGAGTCttgacacgactgaggaactaaacaacaagaacaagttCTTGCACACAGTGTGCCTTTCTTCACTCTCACAGCTAGACCAGGCCAGTATAGTGACTACACTTTCAGTTTGCACCTGGGTCTGAAGTGGACCTACAGGATACACACTTTATCCTTGTCTAACCTGCTGGATTCTCTTGTTGGATTGACATTGTCTTCACATTGTGAAGACAGGGAGTGCTTAAATGTGTACAGTGCTCACCACCCTCATTTAtggtgaggacttccctggtggctcaaacattagagaatctacctgcagtgcaggagacctgggtcgggaatatcacctggagaagggaatggctacccattccagtattcttgcctggagaattccatggacagaggagcctggtggccgacagtccatggggtcacaaagagttggacatgacggatcAACTAACTTTCTTCTCATGCTGTCCAAGGTGAGGGATATGGTATGTCTATAAATTCTGTAAAATTATCGTGTCGTTCTTACCCTGATCCTGGCATGGCACAAGTGGAGAAGATTACATCTAATGTGAGTCACCCTGATTTCATGACTTTTGTAGGTGAACACCCCAGCATCTGAGGGAGAATCTTTAATCTCAAGCTGTGCAGAAAGTAATTGAGAATAATGTTCTCTTTCACCCCTAAACCCAACACCACAGTCTGACAAAACAACTGTATTTTTCTTGGTCAGACAACAGCTGTCACTGATGATATAACttgcttctgtattttttatttcactcaTCTGTGAAAACAAAAACTCATGTGAATAGAGCTGGTCCTGATCATCTACTGTGCTTGATGCCATCAGTGGCAGTTCCTGAGTGTGGGTCTTGGGTGCAGATACACACTTGCAGAAACTCGTTTTAGCCTTGACAAAGTTCTCATGCTTGAGCAGCCTTGGATTATGTTGAGTTTGGCTATCATGCCTGCAGCTGCTTGATGATGCTTTATTGAGGTTTAATCAAACCattgtaataataatgatagtccAGATCAACCTTAACGATAAATCCTGAACAAGAATTGCATGTGCACTTTTGTGTTACACATTTGTATGTATGGAGGAATATGTCATGTTGTAGTTTAATTTGGGGTGTGTACATTGTGACTTAGCCCATCTGTTGCCGCCTTTAATTATTTGCAATGACTAAGGGCTACAGATTGGCTTTAGATGTAGCCTAATTGTCTGAAATAAGACCTGAGTATCCTagagatttttccagtggtccagaggttaagcaTCGCCTTATCCttaatgcaggggactcgggtttgatccctagtctgggaactaagatcccacatgctgcagagtaacTAAACCTGCGCATTACTAGAGTCCATATatcacaatgaaagatcccacgtgctgcaactaagatccaatacagccaaataaatatttttaaaaagacctacCCACTGAATTTCTTATAATTGCCTGAGTCTGAGACCATGTGGGAAATGTTGAGATCACTACTGCAGATTGACCTCATTCTGCTTGGCCTCCTGTTGACAGTGTTGTCAAGTGCTGAGCAAGATAAATCAAGTAAATATGGTCCCAGCTTTTGTTATTCAGTGAGTCACAAAGTGGCATATTCACATGGAAATTCTCCAAAGCCAAGATGATGTGAGCCATGtacacatggatgaaccttgaaaaacattttaagtgaaaatagtTGTCTGTATGAAAAATCCAGAAAGTGCAAATCTACGTATAGAGAAAGTATATTTGTGGTTGTTTAGATATTGAGAGAAATGAAGTGGGTGATTTGACAGCCGGAAGCTGCTTTTGAAGTGAAAAGATTATAAAATTGTGACAACATAGAGTCGTATAAATTAAATAGGTGTATTGTATTGTAGgcaaattatgtctcaataaagtagtcccaagaaacaaaataaaaaatcttgaTTATACCTACACTGATTGGGTAGTTACCAGCAGAGCCAGCCAGGCCGCCCAAAGGAGGCCCATTGAAGCCTCCTACTAGGAACTCGTCCTTGGACGCCCTCCTTCCAGCATGATACACTCAGGTTCACTGAGGGCCTCACCTAGCTGGGATGCAACTAACCACCACAAAGCTAATCACACAGGGAGAGGCACAGATAACGGGAATCTCTTGCATCATTTCCGTTCCGCACCTTGAAACGTGGGGCTTTGGATGTCAGCCATATTAGGCCGATTCACACAAGTTGTAAGTAGTTCCCTCATGACTGGATGCAGTAGGACTTTGGCTCCGCCCAGAGAGGCAGGTGGAGAGAGCATTGTACCCAAGGAAAGAAGTTGAGGCTAGAAACAGATTTGAGACCCGGGCTCTGCGCAGAAGGCGGCGCACACACCCAGGGTCGGGACTGGAGGTAGGACCAGGTCTAGCGTGGGGTTTAGAGGCTGGAAGGGCAACACAGGTTGAAGGCTCACCCTGCAGGATATTCATCAAAAAGATTTTCCATCACTTAGCCAGTTTCCTAGAGCTTTTGTAGGAATTCTCCCCATACTGATGGGCCTGCTCATCTTCAAAGTCGTGGTCTATTCAGTCAATCCCATTGTTAGGCCTTTGTTTCCTCTTACTGCTTTTTATTTACACGGATACCATGCTAAAGTCTAATAATACCACTGGGTTCCTTTGGAATTTTAAGGGTAGAAATTGAAATATCTCTTTCAATCGAGATAtgtaaatttggggaaaaaaaaaagttttcaaatatgtatttctgGGTTTGTTTTCCATATCTAACAAAAAAGGCTAGGACTTCCCCTACTATGTTAATATAGC encodes:
- the LOC133250623 gene encoding zinc finger protein 266-like isoform X1 produces the protein MVTECLRNCSQDSVTFADVAVNFTQEEWTLLNRFQRKLYRDVMLENYKNLTTAGYQVFKPTLISWLEEEELSTVERGVLQEWGMQLKAKDSRIGQNILGKKVSNGIEKARGHNVQELYDSEQCGKDFSDHSCLRTYRSTQNGGNPYEDNQYGKNFLTLHNKSFTGEKCSMFNQCRKTVMLTPDIVHWKSNIQEKALEPRDVGKAFANESYLQTQVRAHNKEKLYKWKECGKTSVHSTSLHAHVPTHTSNKCYRCEDSGTVSTASLSHRQHIKTHTGEKPFQCDTCGKAFRFSSYLLVHSRIHTGIKPYKCKECGKTFRLSSYLRVHSRIHTGIKPYKCRDCGKAFRLSSYLRVHSQIHTVIKPYKCEECGKDFKHSLPFNIHMGTHTGEQPYKCKECGKTFTRSSGLIEHMKTHTGEKPFKCDTCGKTFTRSSGLTEHMKTHTGEKPFKCDTCGKTFTRSSGLTRHMKIHTGEKPFKCDTCGKAFASSSHLIRHLQSHTAQKTIKCDKCGKAFANSSYLTIHFRTHTGEKPFECNVCGKTFTTSSYLIIHKRTHTGEKPYECKECGKTFSHFSSLSYHIKRH
- the LOC133250623 gene encoding zinc finger protein 266-like isoform X3 — translated: MVTECLRNCSQEEWTLLNRFQRKLYRDVMLENYKNLTTAGYQVFKPTLISWLEEEELSTVERGVLQEWGMQLKAKDSRIGQNILGKKVSNGIEKARGHNVQELYDSEQCGKDFSDHSCLRTYRSTQNGGNPYEDNQYGKNFLTLHNKSFTGEKCSMFNQCRKTVMLTPDIVHWKSNIQEKALEPRDVGKAFANESYLQTQVRAHNKEKLYKWKECGKTSVHSTSLHAHVPTHTSNKCYRCEDSGTVSTASLSHRQHIKTHTGEKPFQCDTCGKAFRFSSYLLVHSRIHTGIKPYKCKECGKTFRLSSYLRVHSRIHTGIKPYKCRDCGKAFRLSSYLRVHSQIHTVIKPYKCEECGKDFKHSLPFNIHMGTHTGEQPYKCKECGKTFTRSSGLIEHMKTHTGEKPFKCDTCGKTFTRSSGLTEHMKTHTGEKPFKCDTCGKTFTRSSGLTRHMKIHTGEKPFKCDTCGKAFASSSHLIRHLQSHTAQKTIKCDKCGKAFANSSYLTIHFRTHTGEKPFECNVCGKTFTTSSYLIIHKRTHTGEKPYECKECGKTFSHFSSLSYHIKRH
- the LOC133250623 gene encoding zinc finger protein 266-like isoform X2; translated protein: MMVQDSVTFADVAVNFTQEEWTLLNRFQRKLYRDVMLENYKNLTTAGYQVFKPTLISWLEEEELSTVERGVLQEWGMQLKAKDSRIGQNILGKKVSNGIEKARGHNVQELYDSEQCGKDFSDHSCLRTYRSTQNGGNPYEDNQYGKNFLTLHNKSFTGEKCSMFNQCRKTVMLTPDIVHWKSNIQEKALEPRDVGKAFANESYLQTQVRAHNKEKLYKWKECGKTSVHSTSLHAHVPTHTSNKCYRCEDSGTVSTASLSHRQHIKTHTGEKPFQCDTCGKAFRFSSYLLVHSRIHTGIKPYKCKECGKTFRLSSYLRVHSRIHTGIKPYKCRDCGKAFRLSSYLRVHSQIHTVIKPYKCEECGKDFKHSLPFNIHMGTHTGEQPYKCKECGKTFTRSSGLIEHMKTHTGEKPFKCDTCGKTFTRSSGLTEHMKTHTGEKPFKCDTCGKTFTRSSGLTRHMKIHTGEKPFKCDTCGKAFASSSHLIRHLQSHTAQKTIKCDKCGKAFANSSYLTIHFRTHTGEKPFECNVCGKTFTTSSYLIIHKRTHTGEKPYECKECGKTFSHFSSLSYHIKRH